One window from the genome of Trabulsiella odontotermitis encodes:
- the purU gene encoding formyltetrahydrofolate deformylase, whose protein sequence is MHSLQRKVLRTICPDQKGLIARITNICYKHELNIVQNNEFVDHRTGRFFMRTELEGIFNDVTLLADLDSALPEGSVRELNPAGRRRIVILVTKEAHCLGDLLMKANYGGLDVDIAAVIGNHDTLRPLAERFDVPFELVSHEGLSREDHDNLMATAIEAHQPDYVVLAKYMRVLTPDFVSRFPNKIINIHHSFLPAFIGARPYHQAYERGVKIIGATAHYVNDNLDEGPIIMQDVIHVDHTYTGDDMMRAGRDVEKNVLSRALYQVLAQRVFVYGNRTIIL, encoded by the coding sequence TTTGCCCCGATCAGAAAGGGCTCATCGCCCGCATCACCAACATTTGCTACAAGCACGAACTGAACATCGTGCAGAACAATGAGTTTGTTGATCATCGTACGGGGCGCTTTTTCATGCGTACCGAGCTGGAAGGCATTTTTAACGATGTCACGTTACTCGCCGATCTCGACAGTGCCTTACCGGAAGGCTCCGTGCGCGAGCTGAACCCGGCCGGCCGCCGTCGCATCGTGATTCTGGTGACCAAAGAGGCTCACTGTCTTGGCGATCTGTTAATGAAAGCCAATTATGGCGGTCTGGACGTGGACATCGCTGCCGTCATCGGTAACCACGACACGCTGCGTCCGCTGGCAGAACGTTTTGATGTTCCATTTGAGCTGGTCAGCCATGAAGGACTGTCGCGTGAAGATCACGACAACCTGATGGCGACCGCCATCGAAGCGCATCAACCTGACTACGTGGTGCTGGCGAAATATATGCGCGTCCTGACGCCTGATTTCGTGTCGCGCTTCCCAAACAAAATCATCAATATTCACCACTCGTTCCTGCCCGCCTTTATCGGTGCGCGTCCGTATCATCAGGCTTACGAGCGTGGTGTTAAGATTATCGGCGCGACGGCCCATTACGTTAACGATAATCTGGATGAAGGCCCGATCATTATGCAGGATGTGATTCATGTGGATCACACCTACACCGGCGACGATATGATGCGTGCCGGACGCGACGTGGAGAAGAACGTTCTCAGCCGCGCGCTGTATCAGGTACTGGCGCAACGCGTATTCGTTTACGGTAACCGGACAATCATTCTGTAA
- the narU gene encoding nitrate/nitrite transporter NarU has product MSHSSVEEKASSAVITDWRPEDPAFWQQNGHRIARRNLWISVPCLLLAFCVWMLFSAVAVNLNKVGFQFTTDQLFMLTALPALSGALLRVPYAFMVPVFGGRRWTAFSTGIMIVPCVWLGFAVQDPSTPFSIFVIISLLCGFAGANFASSMANISFFFPKQKQGGALGINGGLGNMGVSVMQLVAPLVVSLSVFAFFGSSGVAQPDGSMLYLENAAWIWVPLLVIFTLAAWFGMNDLAASKASLSEQLPVLKRGHLWIMSLLYLATFGSFIGFSAGFAMLAKTQFPDVQILHYAFFGPFIGALARSTGGAISDRLGGTRVTLVNFVVMAIFCALLFLTLPTHGEGGNFFAFFAVFMVLFLTAGLGSASTFQMISLIFRKITMERVKAQGGTEERAMREAATDTAAALGFISAIGAIGGFFIPKAFGASLDLTGSPAGAMKVFLVFYIACVVITWAVYGRKTKK; this is encoded by the coding sequence ATGAGTCACTCTTCCGTTGAGGAGAAGGCAAGCAGTGCCGTCATTACTGACTGGCGTCCTGAAGATCCTGCATTCTGGCAGCAGAACGGCCATCGCATTGCGCGTCGAAATTTGTGGATTTCCGTACCGTGCCTGCTACTGGCGTTTTGCGTATGGATGTTGTTCAGCGCCGTGGCAGTTAATCTCAATAAAGTCGGCTTTCAGTTTACGACCGATCAGCTGTTCATGCTGACTGCGTTGCCGGCGCTCTCCGGTGCGCTGCTGCGGGTTCCGTACGCATTTATGGTTCCGGTGTTTGGCGGCCGCCGCTGGACGGCATTCAGTACCGGCATCATGATCGTTCCCTGCGTGTGGTTAGGTTTTGCGGTGCAGGATCCCTCAACGCCGTTCAGCATCTTTGTCATCATCTCGTTGTTGTGTGGTTTTGCAGGCGCCAACTTCGCCTCCAGCATGGCAAACATCAGCTTCTTCTTTCCAAAACAGAAACAGGGCGGTGCGCTGGGGATTAACGGCGGGCTCGGCAACATGGGCGTGAGCGTCATGCAGTTGGTTGCGCCGCTGGTGGTCTCGCTGTCAGTGTTTGCCTTCTTTGGCAGCAGCGGCGTGGCACAACCGGACGGCTCCATGTTGTATCTCGAAAACGCTGCCTGGATCTGGGTGCCGCTGTTGGTAATTTTCACCCTCGCGGCCTGGTTTGGCATGAACGACCTGGCGGCGTCGAAAGCGTCGCTGAGCGAACAATTGCCGGTGCTTAAACGGGGTCATCTGTGGATCATGAGCCTGTTGTATCTGGCAACCTTCGGCTCGTTCATCGGTTTCTCTGCGGGTTTTGCGATGCTGGCGAAAACGCAGTTCCCGGACGTGCAGATCCTGCATTACGCGTTCTTCGGCCCGTTCATCGGCGCGCTGGCGCGTTCCACCGGCGGTGCCATCTCTGACCGTCTCGGCGGTACCCGCGTGACGCTGGTGAATTTTGTCGTAATGGCCATCTTCTGCGCACTGTTGTTCCTGACGCTGCCAACGCACGGGGAGGGCGGTAACTTCTTCGCCTTCTTCGCGGTCTTTATGGTGCTGTTCCTGACCGCCGGTCTGGGAAGTGCGTCCACGTTTCAGATGATTTCGCTGATTTTCCGTAAAATCACCATGGAACGCGTGAAAGCGCAGGGCGGTACCGAAGAGAGAGCGATGCGTGAAGCGGCAACTGATACCGCGGCCGCACTGGGTTTTATCTCGGCCATTGGCGCTATCGGTGGCTTCTTTATTCCGAAAGCCTTCGGTGCCTCACTGGATCTCACCGGCTCTCCGGCGGGTGCCATGAAAGTATTTCTCGTGTTCTATATTGCCTGCGTGGTGATCACCTGGGCGGTATACGGGCGTAAAACAAAAAAATAA
- the narX gene encoding nitrate/nitrite two-component system sensor histidine kinase NarX produces MHKRRFTPLTLVNQLVLIVLLSTLIGVTGMTISARLVHGVQGSAHAINKAGSLRMQSYRLLASIPLTAEDQILLDNMEATVFSPELEQAAIRDGQVPQLTALQKYWQGELAPGMKKAHSQATVADDVASFVNRIDQLVYAFDHTTEERITSVVSTMRWMVLVMALLLIFTIVWLRARLMHPWQQLLRMARAVSQRDFTQRARISGRNEMATLGMALNNMSEELAESYAVLEQRVQEKTARLEQKNEILAFLWQSNRRLHSGIPLCERISPVLNDLQGLTLLRDIEVRVYDTEDEENHQEFTCHSETSCDEKGCHLCPRDLPSVSRGGSTLKWRLADAHNQYGILLATLPTGCHMSHDQQQLVDTLVEQLTSTLALDWHQEKQQQLIVMEERATIARELHDSIAQSLSCMKMQVSCLQMRGEALPPESRDLLAQIRNELNTSWAQLRELLTTFRLQLTEPGLRPALEASCIEYSAHFGFNVQLDYQLPPRYVPSHQAIHVLQIVREALSNALKHAQATKVKVTVYQQEHQVKLVVEDNGCGVPDHAERSNHYGLIIMRDRAQSLRGDCQVRRRDNGGTEVVVTFIPEKSLSLQQGDIYE; encoded by the coding sequence ATGCATAAACGTCGTTTTACACCGCTCACGCTGGTGAATCAACTGGTGCTTATCGTCCTGCTCTCCACTCTGATTGGCGTGACGGGCATGACAATCTCTGCCCGTCTGGTTCACGGCGTCCAGGGCAGCGCACATGCCATTAACAAAGCGGGATCGCTGCGCATGCAGAGCTATCGCCTGCTGGCATCCATTCCGCTGACCGCCGAAGATCAGATCTTACTGGATAACATGGAAGCCACCGTTTTTAGCCCTGAGCTGGAACAGGCCGCCATCCGCGATGGTCAGGTGCCGCAGTTGACTGCCCTGCAAAAATACTGGCAGGGCGAACTGGCGCCCGGCATGAAAAAAGCGCACAGCCAGGCGACTGTCGCCGACGATGTTGCCAGCTTTGTAAATCGCATCGACCAGCTGGTGTATGCGTTTGACCATACCACCGAAGAGCGGATCACCAGCGTGGTATCGACCATGCGCTGGATGGTGCTGGTCATGGCGCTGCTGCTGATTTTCACCATCGTCTGGCTGCGCGCCCGGCTGATGCATCCCTGGCAACAATTGCTGCGCATGGCGCGGGCTGTGAGTCAGCGCGATTTTACCCAGCGCGCGCGTATCAGCGGGCGTAACGAAATGGCGACGCTCGGCATGGCGCTGAACAACATGTCCGAAGAGCTGGCGGAAAGTTATGCGGTACTCGAACAGCGCGTGCAGGAAAAAACCGCGCGACTCGAGCAGAAAAACGAAATTCTGGCATTTCTCTGGCAGTCCAACCGCCGTCTTCATTCCGGCATTCCGCTCTGTGAACGTATTTCGCCGGTACTGAATGATTTGCAGGGGTTAACGCTGCTGCGGGATATCGAAGTTCGCGTGTACGATACCGAAGACGAAGAGAACCATCAGGAATTTACCTGCCATTCTGAAACCAGTTGCGATGAAAAAGGCTGCCATCTCTGCCCTCGCGATCTGCCTTCTGTCTCCAGAGGCGGCAGTACACTGAAATGGCGACTGGCGGATGCCCATAATCAGTACGGTATTTTGCTGGCGACGCTGCCGACAGGCTGCCACATGAGTCACGACCAGCAGCAACTGGTGGATACGCTGGTCGAACAGCTGACCTCGACGCTGGCGCTGGACTGGCATCAGGAGAAACAGCAACAGCTGATCGTCATGGAAGAGCGCGCCACCATCGCCCGCGAACTGCATGACTCGATCGCCCAGTCGTTGTCCTGTATGAAGATGCAGGTGAGCTGTCTGCAGATGCGGGGCGAAGCACTGCCGCCAGAGAGCCGCGACCTGCTGGCGCAGATCCGCAATGAACTGAACACCTCCTGGGCGCAGTTGCGTGAACTACTGACCACCTTCCGCCTGCAGTTGACCGAACCGGGGCTGCGCCCAGCGCTGGAAGCCAGCTGCATCGAATACAGTGCGCATTTTGGTTTTAACGTGCAACTGGATTACCAGCTACCGCCGCGTTATGTGCCGTCGCATCAGGCGATCCACGTACTGCAAATCGTGCGCGAAGCGTTGAGCAACGCCCTTAAACATGCGCAGGCAACCAAAGTAAAAGTGACCGTCTATCAACAAGAACATCAGGTAAAACTGGTCGTGGAAGATAACGGCTGCGGCGTACCGGATCACGCCGAGCGCAGCAACCATTACGGTTTAATCATCATGCGGGACCGCGCGCAAAGCCTGCGTGGCGATTGCCAGGTGCGCCGGCGCGACAACGGTGGAACAGAAGTTGTCGTGACCTTTATTCCCGAAAAATCTCTCTCGTTACAACAAGGAGATATCTATGAGTAA
- a CDS encoding nitrate reductase subunit alpha, producing the protein MSKFLDRFRYFKQKGETFADGHGQLLNTNRDWEDGYRQRWQHDKVVRSTHGVNCTGSCSWKIFVKNGLVTWEMQQTDYPRTRPDMPNHEPRGCPRGASYSWYLYSANRLKYPLMRKRLMKMWREAKAQHSDPVNAWASIIEDADKAKSFKQARGRGGFVRSSWQEVNELIAASNVYTVKTYGPDRVAGFSPIPAMSMVSYASGARYLSLIGGTCLSFYDWYCDLPPASPQTWGEQTDVPESADWYNSSYIIAWGSNVPQTRTPDAHFFTEVRYKGTKTVAITPDYAEIAKLCDLWLAPKQGTDAAMAMAMGHVMLREFHLDKPSQYFTDYVRRYTDMPMLVMLEARDGYYAPGRTLRAADLVDALGQEKNPQWKTVAVDESGRLTAPNGSIGFRWGDKGKWNLEQRDGSTGEDIQLRLSLLGSHDDIANVGFPYFGGDGTEHFNNVELENILLHKLPVKRVPLADGSTALVTTVYDLTMANYGLDRGLDDENCATGYDDIKAYTPAWAEQITGVPRAQIIRTAREFADNADKTHGRSMIIVGAGLNHWYHLDMNYRGLINMLIFCGCVGQSGGGWAHYVGQEKLRPQTGWQPLAFALDWQRPARHMNSTSYFYNHSSQWRYETLTAQELLSPLADKSRYSGNLIDFNVRAERMGWLPSAPQLGTNPLRIAAEAEKVGMTPVDYTVKSLKEGSIRFAAEQPENGKNHPRNLFIWRSNLLGSSGKGHEYILKYLLGTENGIQGVDLGQQGVAKPEEVEWVDNGLDGKLDLVVTLDFRLSSTCLYSDIVLPTATWYEKDDMNTSDMHPFIHPLSAAVDPAWESKSDWDIYKDIAKTFSEVCVGHLGKETDVVTLPIQHDSAAELAQPLDVKDWKKGECDLIPGKTAPHIMTVERDYPATWERFTSIGPLMEKIGNGGKGIAWNTQSEMDLLRKLNYTKTDGPAKGQPMLNTAIDAAEMILTLAPETNGHVAVKAWAALSEFTGRDHTHLATNKEEEKIRFRDIQAQPRKIISSPTWSGLEDEHVSYNAGYTNVHELIPWRTLSGRQQLYQDHQWMRDFGESLLVYRPPIDTRSVKVVMGQKSNGNPEKALNFLTPHQKWGIHSTYSDNLLMLTLSRGGPIVWMSEADAKDLGIEDNDWIEVFNSNGALTARAVVSQRVPAGMTMMYHAQERIVNLPGSEITGQRGGIHNSVTRISPKPTHMIGGYAQLAYGFNYYGTVGSNRDEFVVVRKMKNINWLDGEGNDQVQESVK; encoded by the coding sequence ATGAGTAAATTCCTGGACCGGTTTCGCTACTTCAAGCAGAAGGGCGAAACCTTTGCCGATGGGCACGGCCAGCTTCTTAATACCAACCGGGACTGGGAGGATGGATACCGTCAACGCTGGCAGCACGACAAGGTGGTTCGTTCCACTCACGGCGTAAACTGCACTGGCTCCTGCAGCTGGAAGATTTTCGTGAAAAACGGTCTGGTGACGTGGGAAATGCAGCAGACTGACTATCCACGTACCCGTCCGGATATGCCAAACCACGAGCCGCGTGGCTGCCCGCGTGGCGCCAGCTACTCGTGGTATCTGTACAGCGCAAACCGCCTGAAATATCCGTTGATGCGGAAACGTCTGATGAAGATGTGGCGTGAAGCAAAAGCGCAGCACAGCGATCCGGTGAATGCCTGGGCTTCAATTATTGAAGACGCCGACAAAGCCAAAAGTTTCAAACAGGCGCGTGGTCGCGGTGGTTTTGTGCGCTCCTCCTGGCAGGAAGTGAACGAGCTGATTGCCGCGTCAAACGTCTACACCGTAAAAACCTACGGTCCGGACCGTGTCGCGGGTTTCTCGCCAATCCCGGCGATGTCGATGGTCTCTTACGCCTCCGGCGCGCGTTACCTGTCGCTGATTGGTGGTACCTGCCTGAGTTTCTACGACTGGTACTGTGACCTGCCGCCCGCGTCGCCACAGACCTGGGGCGAACAAACTGACGTGCCGGAATCGGCCGACTGGTACAACTCAAGCTATATCATTGCCTGGGGCTCTAACGTCCCACAAACCCGTACTCCGGATGCGCACTTCTTCACCGAAGTTCGCTACAAAGGCACCAAAACCGTGGCGATTACGCCAGACTACGCGGAAATCGCCAAGCTCTGTGATCTGTGGCTGGCACCAAAGCAGGGTACCGATGCGGCAATGGCGATGGCGATGGGCCACGTTATGCTGCGCGAATTCCATCTCGATAAACCCAGCCAGTATTTCACCGACTACGTTCGTCGCTACACCGACATGCCGATGCTGGTGATGCTGGAAGCGCGTGACGGCTACTATGCGCCGGGCCGCACGCTGCGTGCTGCTGACCTCGTTGATGCGCTGGGTCAGGAGAAAAATCCGCAGTGGAAAACGGTCGCCGTTGATGAATCTGGTCGCCTGACCGCGCCAAACGGCTCCATCGGTTTCCGTTGGGGCGATAAAGGTAAATGGAACCTCGAGCAGCGCGACGGCAGCACCGGCGAAGACATTCAGTTGCGCCTCAGCCTGCTCGGCAGCCATGACGATATTGCGAACGTTGGCTTTCCGTATTTCGGCGGCGACGGCACTGAACACTTCAACAACGTCGAGCTGGAAAACATTCTTCTGCACAAACTGCCGGTGAAACGCGTGCCATTAGCCGACGGCTCTACCGCGCTGGTGACCACCGTTTACGATCTGACGATGGCTAACTACGGCCTTGACCGCGGTCTGGATGACGAAAACTGCGCCACCGGTTATGACGATATCAAAGCGTATACACCAGCGTGGGCTGAACAAATCACCGGCGTGCCGCGCGCACAGATTATCCGTACCGCCCGTGAATTTGCTGATAACGCCGATAAGACGCATGGTCGTTCAATGATCATCGTGGGTGCCGGTCTGAACCACTGGTATCACCTCGATATGAACTATCGCGGGCTTATCAATATGTTGATCTTCTGCGGCTGCGTCGGTCAGAGTGGTGGCGGCTGGGCGCACTATGTCGGTCAGGAAAAACTGCGTCCGCAGACGGGCTGGCAACCGCTGGCGTTTGCTCTTGACTGGCAGCGTCCGGCACGTCACATGAACAGCACCTCTTACTTTTATAACCACTCAAGTCAGTGGCGTTATGAGACGTTAACTGCCCAGGAGCTGCTGTCACCGCTGGCGGATAAATCCCGCTACAGCGGTAACCTGATCGACTTCAACGTGCGTGCGGAACGCATGGGCTGGTTGCCGTCAGCGCCGCAACTCGGGACTAACCCGTTACGCATCGCCGCTGAGGCGGAGAAAGTGGGCATGACGCCGGTGGATTACACCGTGAAATCCCTGAAAGAGGGGTCTATCCGTTTTGCTGCTGAGCAACCGGAAAACGGTAAAAACCACCCGCGGAATCTGTTTATCTGGCGCTCGAATCTGCTGGGCTCGTCCGGTAAAGGCCACGAGTACATCCTGAAATATCTGCTCGGTACCGAGAACGGTATTCAGGGTGTCGATCTTGGTCAGCAGGGGGTCGCGAAGCCGGAAGAGGTGGAGTGGGTGGATAACGGACTCGACGGCAAACTGGATCTGGTGGTGACCCTCGACTTCCGTCTGTCCAGCACCTGCCTGTACTCCGACATCGTGCTGCCGACTGCCACCTGGTATGAAAAAGACGACATGAATACTTCGGATATGCATCCGTTTATTCATCCGTTATCTGCGGCGGTCGATCCGGCATGGGAGTCGAAGAGTGACTGGGATATCTACAAAGACATCGCGAAGACATTCTCGGAAGTTTGTGTTGGCCATCTGGGTAAAGAAACGGACGTGGTAACACTGCCGATTCAGCATGACTCTGCCGCCGAACTGGCACAGCCGCTGGATGTGAAAGACTGGAAGAAGGGCGAATGCGACCTGATCCCGGGCAAAACCGCACCGCATATCATGACCGTCGAGCGTGATTATCCGGCAACCTGGGAGCGCTTTACCTCTATCGGCCCGCTGATGGAGAAGATCGGCAACGGCGGTAAAGGCATTGCGTGGAATACCCAGAGCGAAATGGATCTGCTGCGTAAGCTCAATTACACCAAAACCGACGGTCCGGCCAAAGGTCAGCCAATGCTCAACACGGCGATTGATGCGGCGGAAATGATCCTCACCCTGGCGCCGGAAACCAACGGTCATGTGGCGGTGAAAGCCTGGGCGGCGTTGAGCGAATTTACCGGTCGCGACCATACCCATCTGGCGACGAATAAAGAAGAAGAGAAAATTCGCTTCCGCGATATTCAGGCACAGCCGCGCAAAATCATCTCCAGCCCGACCTGGTCAGGACTGGAAGACGAACATGTCTCCTATAACGCCGGTTACACCAATGTTCACGAGCTGATCCCGTGGCGTACGCTGTCTGGTCGCCAGCAGTTGTATCAGGATCACCAGTGGATGCGTGACTTTGGCGAAAGCCTGCTGGTGTATCGTCCGCCGATCGACACCCGTTCGGTAAAAGTGGTGATGGGGCAGAAATCCAACGGCAACCCGGAGAAGGCGCTGAACTTCCTGACGCCGCACCAGAAATGGGGGATCCACTCCACCTACAGCGACAACCTGCTGATGCTGACGCTGTCACGCGGCGGCCCAATCGTCTGGATGAGCGAAGCCGATGCGAAAGATCTGGGGATTGAAGATAACGACTGGATCGAAGTATTCAACAGCAACGGCGCCTTAACCGCCCGAGCGGTGGTCAGCCAGCGTGTTCCGGCCGGGATGACCATGATGTATCACGCGCAGGAACGCATCGTGAACCTGCCGGGATCGGAAATCACTGGTCAGCGCGGTGGGATCCACAACTCGGTCACCCGCATCAGCCCGAAACCGACCCACATGATCGGCGGTTATGCCCAACTGGCCTACGGTTTTAACTACTACGGCACCGTAGGATCGAACCGCGATGAATTCGTGGTGGTACGCAAGATGAAGAACATTAACTGGTTAGACGGCGAAGGTAATGACCAGGTACAGGAGAGCGTAAAATGA
- the narJ gene encoding nitrate reductase molybdenum cofactor assembly chaperone: MIELVIVARLLEYPDAALWQHQQELFEALATSEKLEKAESQKLAVFLRDLTTQDLLDAQATYSELFDRGRATSLLLFEHVHGESRDRGQAMVDLMAQYEQHGLQLDSRELPDHLPLYLEYLGQLPEREAIGGLQDIAPILALLSARLSQRDSRYAVLFDVLLTLASTDIDSDKVAEKIATEARDDTPQALDAVWEEEQVKFFADQGCGESEISAHQRRFAGAVAPQYLEISNGGQH, encoded by the coding sequence ATGATTGAACTCGTCATTGTCGCGCGTCTGCTCGAATACCCGGATGCTGCCCTGTGGCAGCATCAACAGGAGCTTTTCGAAGCACTCGCGACATCAGAAAAACTGGAAAAAGCGGAATCCCAAAAACTGGCCGTTTTCCTGCGCGATCTGACGACTCAGGATTTACTGGATGCGCAGGCGACCTACAGCGAGCTGTTCGACCGTGGTCGTGCCACGTCGTTGCTGCTGTTTGAACATGTGCACGGCGAATCCCGCGACCGGGGACAGGCGATGGTTGACCTGATGGCGCAGTACGAGCAGCACGGCCTTCAGCTTGACAGCCGCGAGTTGCCGGACCATTTGCCGCTCTATCTGGAATATCTGGGGCAGTTGCCTGAACGTGAGGCAATCGGCGGCCTGCAGGATATTGCGCCGATTCTGGCGCTGCTGAGCGCACGTCTGAGCCAGCGTGACAGTCGTTATGCGGTGCTGTTTGACGTGCTGTTGACACTCGCCAGTACCGATATCGACAGCGACAAAGTGGCCGAGAAAATTGCTACGGAAGCGCGTGACGATACCCCACAGGCGTTGGATGCCGTCTGGGAAGAAGAGCAGGTGAAATTCTTCGCCGATCAGGGCTGTGGCGAGTCTGAAATCTCTGCGCATCAGCGTCGCTTTGCTGGCGCCGTCGCCCCGCAATATCTGGAAATCTCTAACGGAGGGCAGCACTAA
- the narH gene encoding nitrate reductase subunit beta, which produces MKIRSQVGMVLNLDKCIGCHTCSVTCKNVWTSREGMEYAWFNNVESKPGVGFPNDWENQEKWKGGWIRKINGKLQPRMGNRAMLLGKIFANPHLPGIEDYYEPFDYDYQNLHTAPESKHQPIARPRSLITGQRMDKITSGPNWEEILGGEFEKRAKDQNFENMQKAMYGQFENTFMMYLPRLCEHCLNPACVATCPSGAIYKREEDGIVLIDQDKCRGWRMCITGCPYKKIYFNWKSGKSEKCIFCYPRIEAGMPTVCSESCVGRIRYLGVLLYDADAIENAASTENEKDLYQRQLEVFLDPNDPLVIAQALEDGIPQSVIDAAQQSPVWKMAMDWKLALPLHPEYRTLPMVWYVPPLSPIQSAADAGELGSNGILPDVESLRIPVQYLANLLTAGDTEPVLRALKRMLAMRHFKRAETVDGVNDTRALEAVGLTETQAQEMYRYLAIANYEDRFVVPSSHRELARDAFPEKSGCGFSFGDGCHGSDTQFNLFNSRRIDAIDVTSKTEPHP; this is translated from the coding sequence ATGAAAATTCGTTCACAAGTCGGCATGGTGCTGAATCTCGACAAGTGCATCGGCTGCCACACCTGTTCAGTCACCTGTAAAAACGTCTGGACCAGCCGCGAAGGTATGGAGTATGCCTGGTTCAATAACGTTGAAAGTAAGCCGGGCGTCGGCTTCCCGAACGATTGGGAAAACCAGGAGAAATGGAAGGGCGGCTGGATCCGTAAAATCAACGGCAAGCTGCAGCCACGCATGGGGAACCGCGCCATGCTGCTGGGTAAAATCTTCGCCAACCCGCATCTGCCAGGTATTGAAGATTATTATGAGCCGTTCGATTACGACTATCAGAACCTGCATACCGCGCCGGAAAGCAAACACCAGCCGATCGCCCGTCCTCGCTCGCTGATCACCGGTCAGCGGATGGATAAGATCACCAGCGGCCCGAACTGGGAAGAGATTCTGGGTGGCGAGTTCGAAAAACGCGCCAAAGACCAGAATTTCGAAAACATGCAGAAGGCGATGTATGGTCAGTTCGAAAACACCTTCATGATGTATCTGCCGCGTTTGTGCGAACACTGCCTTAACCCGGCCTGTGTCGCCACCTGCCCGAGCGGTGCGATCTACAAGCGCGAAGAAGATGGCATTGTGCTGATCGACCAGGACAAGTGCCGCGGCTGGCGCATGTGCATCACCGGCTGTCCGTACAAAAAAATCTACTTCAACTGGAAGAGCGGCAAATCTGAGAAGTGCATTTTCTGCTATCCGCGTATTGAAGCCGGTATGCCGACCGTGTGCTCGGAAAGCTGCGTCGGGCGTATCCGTTACCTCGGCGTGCTGCTGTACGACGCGGACGCGATTGAAAACGCGGCCAGCACCGAAAACGAAAAAGATCTGTATCAGCGTCAACTGGAAGTGTTCCTCGACCCGAACGATCCGCTGGTGATTGCCCAGGCACTGGAAGACGGCATTCCGCAGAGCGTGATCGACGCAGCGCAGCAGTCTCCTGTCTGGAAAATGGCGATGGACTGGAAGCTGGCGTTACCGCTGCACCCGGAATACCGCACGTTGCCGATGGTCTGGTATGTGCCGCCATTGTCACCGATTCAGTCCGCTGCCGATGCGGGCGAACTGGGCAGTAATGGCATACTGCCGGACGTTGAAAGCCTGCGTATACCGGTGCAATACCTGGCGAATCTGCTGACCGCGGGTGACACCGAACCCGTACTGCGGGCACTGAAGCGTATGCTGGCGATGCGTCATTTCAAACGCGCAGAAACCGTTGACGGTGTTAACGATACCCGTGCGCTGGAGGCGGTCGGCCTGACCGAAACACAGGCGCAGGAGATGTACCGCTATCTGGCGATCGCCAATTACGAAGACCGCTTTGTGGTACCGAGTAGCCATCGTGAACTGGCGCGTGACGCTTTCCCGGAAAAAAGCGGTTGTGGGTTCAGCTTTGGCGATGGTTGCCATGGCTCTGATACTCAATTCAACCTGTTCAACAGCCGCCGCATTGATGCTATTGATGTGACCAGCAAAACGGAGCCGCATCCATGA
- the narI gene encoding respiratory nitrate reductase subunit gamma, which translates to MSFLNMFFFDIYPYIAGTVFLVGSWLRYDYGQYSWRASSSQMLDRKGMNMASNLFHFGILGIFAGHFLGMLTPHWMYEAFLPIEVKQKMAMIAGGACGVMTLVGGLMLLKRRLFSPRVRATTTTADILILSLLMVQCALGLLTIPFSAQHMDGSEMMKLVGWAQSVVTFHGGASAHLEGVALVFRVHLVLGMTLFVLFPFSRLVHIWSAPVEYLTRKYQIVRARR; encoded by the coding sequence ATGTCATTCCTTAATATGTTCTTCTTCGACATTTATCCCTACATCGCGGGCACGGTTTTCCTGGTGGGTAGCTGGTTGCGCTATGACTACGGGCAGTACAGCTGGCGCGCCTCCTCCAGCCAGATGCTGGATCGCAAGGGCATGAACATGGCCTCCAACCTGTTTCACTTCGGGATACTGGGGATTTTCGCCGGACACTTCCTGGGAATGCTGACGCCGCACTGGATGTACGAAGCGTTCTTACCCATTGAGGTAAAACAGAAAATGGCGATGATCGCGGGCGGCGCCTGCGGTGTGATGACGCTGGTTGGCGGCCTGATGCTGCTGAAGCGCCGTCTGTTCAGCCCACGTGTTCGCGCCACCACCACGACGGCAGATATCCTGATCCTCTCCCTGCTGATGGTGCAGTGCGCACTGGGTCTGCTGACGATCCCGTTCTCGGCGCAGCATATGGATGGCAGCGAGATGATGAAGCTGGTCGGCTGGGCGCAATCCGTGGTGACGTTCCACGGCGGTGCGTCGGCACATCTCGAGGGCGTGGCGTTGGTGTTCCGCGTGCATCTGGTGCTGGGGATGACGCTGTTTGTGCTGTTCCCGTTCTCGCGTCTGGTGCATATCTGGAGCGCGCCAGTGGAATATCTGACGCGCAAATACCAGATTGTCCGCGCACGGCGCTAA